In a genomic window of Amycolatopsis japonica:
- a CDS encoding TetR/AcrR family transcriptional regulator, whose protein sequence is MGALRTPREKWVEEGLRALAEGGVDAVRVEALAKALGVTKGGFYGYFADRAALLEAMLDAWEYESVDEVLARVEQEGCDARDKVRLAGRLTFSGGRLLPIDLAVRDWARRDEAVAERLRRVDNRRMQLARDGIATFCDDPDEVEARALLAFCAAIGNHFLAADHPGQTRVQVLARAADLILDGPPSDPSRFTGPPA, encoded by the coding sequence ATGGGCGCATTGCGCACACCGCGGGAGAAGTGGGTCGAAGAAGGTCTGCGGGCACTGGCGGAAGGCGGGGTGGACGCGGTGCGCGTCGAGGCGCTCGCCAAGGCGCTCGGCGTGACCAAGGGCGGGTTCTACGGCTACTTCGCCGACCGCGCGGCGCTGCTGGAGGCGATGCTGGACGCCTGGGAGTACGAAAGCGTCGACGAGGTCCTCGCTCGTGTCGAGCAGGAGGGGTGCGACGCGCGGGACAAGGTCCGGCTGGCCGGTCGGCTCACCTTCTCCGGTGGCCGGCTGCTGCCCATCGACCTGGCCGTGCGTGACTGGGCTCGTCGTGACGAAGCCGTGGCCGAACGTCTGCGGCGCGTGGACAACCGGCGGATGCAACTGGCCCGCGACGGGATCGCGACGTTCTGCGACGATCCCGACGAGGTCGAAGCCCGGGCGCTGCTCGCGTTCTGCGCGGCCATCGGCAACCACTTTCTCGCCGCTGACCACCCGGGACAGACCCGTGTTCAGGTCCTCGCTCGCGCCGCCGACCTGATTCTCGATGGTCCGCCCAGTGATCCCAGCCGATTCACCGGACCACCGGCGTAA
- a CDS encoding phospholipase D-like domain-containing protein, whose product MEPHRTTASGGKSRLRLGALAGALLMAVATGVPAAAASAPSKLTTRATFNTPGGDQIVEHLEKLIRGAPENSTIRTAQYLLRDAPITDALGDAAERGVHVQVLVNGKATDHPNYKEMKNRLEKTGDKNSWAKHCKSGRGCNGGNAMHNKFFLFDRTLDAAAVVATGSANFSENTTGGKGGWNSYYTDVGNAGLFARYNDYFADLRRVADGATANPDYYEANPPVVTGDTKSYFYPRLKDAGNDTVENSLKEVGCSKEKSKIRIGVWSLTRMKIIERLRILAAQGCSVDIVALRMTEGSCEALMKGKPDRVRLRGFKAGNEAGIHEKNMMIEGDYLKPGTKVVFTGSQNFNNPSLHENDENVVRVLNNKAIYQSFVTNFEQVADATDQEIKSSGDCVKMVPPNDPAPTEG is encoded by the coding sequence ATGGAACCGCACAGGACGACGGCGTCCGGAGGGAAGTCGCGACTGCGGCTGGGCGCACTGGCGGGCGCGCTGCTGATGGCGGTGGCGACCGGAGTTCCGGCCGCCGCCGCGTCCGCGCCGTCGAAGCTCACCACCCGGGCGACCTTCAACACCCCGGGCGGCGACCAGATCGTCGAACACCTCGAAAAGCTGATCCGGGGCGCGCCGGAGAACTCGACGATCAGGACCGCGCAATACCTTCTGCGGGACGCGCCGATCACGGACGCGCTCGGGGACGCCGCGGAACGCGGGGTGCACGTCCAGGTCCTGGTCAACGGGAAGGCGACGGACCATCCGAACTACAAGGAGATGAAGAACCGGCTCGAAAAGACCGGCGACAAGAACTCGTGGGCGAAGCACTGCAAGAGCGGCCGAGGCTGCAACGGCGGCAACGCGATGCACAACAAGTTCTTCCTGTTCGACCGGACGCTGGACGCGGCCGCGGTGGTCGCGACCGGCTCGGCCAACTTCAGCGAGAACACGACGGGCGGCAAGGGCGGCTGGAACAGCTACTACACCGACGTCGGCAACGCCGGTCTGTTCGCCAGGTACAACGACTATTTCGCCGACTTGCGCAGGGTCGCGGACGGGGCCACGGCGAACCCCGACTACTACGAAGCCAACCCGCCCGTCGTCACCGGTGACACCAAGAGCTACTTCTATCCGAGGCTCAAGGACGCGGGCAACGACACCGTCGAGAACTCCTTGAAGGAGGTCGGCTGCTCGAAGGAGAAGAGCAAGATCCGCATCGGGGTCTGGTCACTCACCCGGATGAAGATCATCGAACGGCTGCGCATCCTGGCCGCCCAGGGTTGCTCGGTGGACATCGTCGCCTTGCGGATGACCGAGGGCTCGTGCGAGGCGCTGATGAAGGGGAAGCCGGATCGAGTGCGCCTTCGCGGGTTCAAAGCCGGGAACGAGGCCGGTATCCACGAGAAGAACATGATGATCGAGGGCGACTACCTGAAGCCGGGCACCAAGGTCGTCTTCACCGGAAGCCAGAACTTCAACAACCCGTCGTTGCACGAGAACGACGAGAACGTCGTCCGGGTGTTGAACAACAAGGCGATCTACCAGAGCTTCGTGACGAACTTCGAGCAGGTGGCCGACGCCACCGACCAGGAGATCAAGTCGTCAGGGGACTGCGTGAAGATGGTGCCGCCCAACGATCCCGCCCCGACCGAGGGGTGA
- a CDS encoding fibronectin type III domain-containing protein: protein MSTAALVTLGLTIGSGTSAAAPGELTQNYSCPFPLIGDQNVSVTIKTTQPSTIETGKLTPAIEITAVSNAGKTATEGLRLVGAESIKGTAKATSTVTMPGSQGTMTVKVDSDVPKQPIPAAGNDLVVNATGSAPALRFDQPGTATLAVNNLQLVMTPLKADGTETGLGTFTSDCTLAAGAETVLQTYTVTGSPVTPEAVVGSGNHPPLKQVYSCPFPLIGNQDVTVDINATLPNSIPVGQFTPKIDITAVSNAGSTATEGLRLVGAETIKGSALATSLVSSPQGHLAVGVPTAVPQQPIPPKGNDLVINATGSAPSLRFDQPGTATLSVHDLVLTMTPLTASGAETGLGTFVADCTPASGQANVLHTFTVTAAADTTAPSAPGAVTVGDVTQNSVALSWGAATDNVAVTGYDVYSGANLVKSVTGTSATVDGLTPDTEYSFTVKAKDAAGNVSPATAPATARTAKAPDTQAPTTPANVHSTGTTQTSVTLAWDASSDNVGVTGYDVLKGSEVVKSVTEPQATIDGLTADTEYSFTVVAKDAAGNPSAASAAVTARTQAAPDTQAPGAPGNPRSTGTSASSVGLAWDASSDNVGVTGYDVYNGATLVKSVTETSATVDGLAADTEYTFTVVAKDAAGNKSEPSAPVTARTATAPDTEAPSVPAGLATTDVTQSSVALSWTASSDNVGVVGYDVFNGGTLVKSVTGTSATVDGLAPDTEYSFTVVAKDAAGNVSAPSAAATARTQAAPDTQAPAAPGNPRSTGTTQTSVNLEWNAATDNVGVTGYDVFNGATLVKSVAGTSATVDGLTADTEYSFTVVAKDAAGNASTPSAAVTVRTQAAPDTVAPGVPGNPLSTGTTQTSVSLAWDAATDNVGVTGYDVLKGTEVVKSVTGTSATVDGLTADTEYTFTVVAKDAAGNKSAASAPVTAKTKPSTSPVVKYSYDLTGKTQLKKLSGPIDLRGGINAAINLANGTFEADLTLNPTSANLTLWGFVPVNAKIEFASAGKTTGTLAGGVLKSTSAVTVKLPRISVFGFPVSASAKCQTKTPAQIPLQSKAGFDPLAGGKLTGSYTLPPLQGCGFLNDIITAVTSGPGNTVEVNLKPRPVG from the coding sequence GTGAGCACGGCGGCCTTGGTGACACTGGGTCTCACGATCGGCTCGGGCACCAGTGCCGCGGCTCCGGGTGAGCTCACGCAGAATTACTCGTGCCCGTTCCCGTTGATCGGTGATCAGAACGTCTCGGTCACCATCAAGACCACGCAACCTTCGACGATCGAGACCGGGAAACTGACTCCCGCCATCGAGATCACCGCCGTGTCCAACGCGGGCAAGACGGCGACGGAAGGTCTTCGTCTCGTCGGTGCCGAGTCCATCAAGGGCACCGCGAAGGCGACTTCCACCGTGACGATGCCCGGCAGCCAGGGCACGATGACGGTGAAGGTCGATTCCGACGTGCCGAAGCAGCCCATCCCGGCGGCGGGCAACGACCTCGTCGTGAACGCCACGGGCAGCGCGCCCGCGCTGAGGTTCGATCAGCCCGGCACCGCGACGCTCGCCGTGAACAACCTGCAGCTGGTGATGACCCCGCTCAAGGCCGACGGCACCGAAACCGGTCTCGGCACCTTCACTTCGGACTGCACGCTGGCGGCGGGGGCCGAGACCGTCCTGCAGACCTACACGGTGACCGGTTCGCCGGTCACCCCGGAAGCCGTTGTCGGCTCGGGGAACCACCCGCCGCTGAAGCAGGTCTACAGCTGCCCGTTCCCGTTGATCGGCAACCAGGACGTCACGGTCGACATCAACGCCACGCTGCCGAACTCGATCCCGGTGGGCCAGTTCACCCCCAAGATAGACATCACGGCGGTCTCCAACGCGGGCTCGACCGCGACCGAAGGGCTCCGGCTCGTCGGCGCCGAGACCATCAAGGGATCCGCGCTGGCCACCTCGCTGGTCTCGAGCCCGCAGGGGCATCTCGCCGTCGGCGTGCCGACCGCGGTTCCGCAGCAACCCATCCCGCCCAAGGGCAACGACCTGGTGATCAACGCGACCGGTTCCGCGCCGTCGCTGCGGTTCGACCAGCCGGGGACGGCCACGCTGTCGGTGCACGACCTGGTGCTGACCATGACGCCGCTGACCGCCTCCGGCGCGGAGACCGGCCTCGGCACGTTCGTCGCGGACTGCACCCCCGCGAGCGGCCAGGCCAACGTGCTGCACACCTTCACCGTCACCGCGGCGGCGGACACGACCGCGCCGTCGGCTCCCGGCGCAGTGACGGTCGGTGACGTCACCCAGAACAGTGTCGCGTTGTCCTGGGGCGCCGCCACCGACAACGTCGCCGTGACCGGCTACGACGTCTACTCGGGCGCGAATCTCGTCAAGTCCGTGACCGGCACTTCGGCCACGGTCGACGGTCTCACCCCGGACACGGAGTATTCCTTCACCGTCAAGGCGAAGGACGCGGCCGGCAACGTCTCGCCCGCCACGGCGCCCGCGACCGCCCGGACCGCGAAGGCTCCGGACACGCAGGCGCCGACGACGCCCGCGAACGTGCACTCGACCGGAACCACCCAAACCAGTGTGACGCTGGCCTGGGACGCTTCGAGCGACAACGTCGGTGTCACCGGCTACGACGTCTTGAAGGGTTCCGAGGTCGTCAAGTCGGTCACCGAACCGCAGGCCACGATCGACGGTCTGACGGCCGACACGGAGTACTCGTTCACCGTGGTGGCCAAGGACGCCGCGGGCAACCCGTCGGCGGCGAGTGCCGCTGTCACGGCGCGGACGCAGGCGGCGCCCGACACGCAGGCTCCGGGTGCGCCGGGCAACCCGCGCTCGACCGGTACCTCGGCCTCCAGCGTCGGCCTGGCGTGGGACGCGTCGAGTGACAACGTCGGCGTCACCGGTTACGACGTCTACAACGGCGCCACCCTGGTGAAGTCGGTGACCGAAACCAGCGCCACCGTCGACGGTCTCGCCGCCGACACCGAATACACCTTCACCGTGGTGGCCAAGGACGCGGCCGGGAACAAGTCGGAGCCCAGCGCGCCGGTGACCGCCCGGACCGCCACCGCTCCGGACACCGAAGCGCCCAGCGTTCCGGCTGGTCTCGCCACGACCGACGTCACCCAGTCCAGCGTCGCGCTGTCCTGGACCGCGTCGAGCGACAACGTCGGTGTGGTCGGCTATGACGTCTTCAACGGCGGCACGCTGGTGAAGTCGGTGACGGGGACTTCGGCCACTGTGGACGGTCTCGCGCCGGACACGGAGTACTCGTTCACCGTGGTGGCGAAGGATGCCGCGGGCAACGTGTCGGCTCCCAGCGCCGCCGCCACGGCGCGGACGCAGGCCGCGCCGGACACGCAGGCTCCCGCCGCGCCGGGCAACCCGCGTTCCACCGGGACCACGCAGACCAGCGTGAACCTCGAATGGAACGCGGCGACGGACAACGTCGGCGTGACCGGCTATGACGTCTTCAACGGCGCCACGCTGGTGAAGTCGGTGGCAGGGACTTCGGCCACTGTGGACGGTCTCACGGCCGACACGGAGTACTCGTTCACCGTCGTCGCCAAGGACGCCGCGGGCAACGCGTCGACCCCCAGCGCCGCCGTCACCGTCCGGACGCAGGCCGCGCCCGACACGGTGGCTCCCGGCGTGCCGGGCAACCCGCTGTCCACCGGGACCACGCAGACCAGCGTGAGCCTCGCGTGGGACGCGGCGACGGACAACGTCGGCGTGACCGGCTACGACGTCTTGAAGGGCACCGAGGTCGTCAAGTCGGTCACGGGCACTTCGGCCACTGTGGACGGTCTCACGGCCGACACGGAGTACACCTTCACCGTCGTCGCCAAGGACGCCGCGGGCAACAAGTCGGCCGCCAGCGCGCCGGTCACGGCGAAGACCAAGCCGAGCACGTCCCCGGTCGTCAAGTACAGCTACGACCTGACCGGCAAGACACAGCTGAAGAAGCTCTCCGGCCCGATCGACCTGCGCGGTGGCATCAACGCCGCGATCAACCTGGCGAACGGGACCTTCGAGGCCGACCTGACGCTGAACCCGACGAGCGCGAATCTCACGCTCTGGGGCTTCGTCCCGGTCAACGCGAAGATCGAGTTCGCGTCGGCGGGCAAGACCACCGGCACGCTGGCCGGCGGTGTGCTCAAGTCGACCTCGGCGGTGACGGTCAAGTTGCCGCGGATCAGCGTCTTCGGCTTCCCGGTCTCGGCGAGCGCGAAGTGCCAGACGAAGACGCCTGCTCAGATCCCGCTGCAGTCGAAGGCGGGCTTCGACCCGCTGGCCGGTGGCAAGCTCACCGGCTCCTACACCCTGCCGCCGCTGCAGGGCTGTGGGTTCCTCAACGACATCATCACCGCCGTCACCTCCGGCCCCGGCAACACGGTGGAGGTGAACCTCAAGCCGCGTCCGGTCGGCTGA
- a CDS encoding glucan 1,4-alpha-glucosidase yields MKSPKRRRAMVALLTVPALLAATPASAAPLADAPGAPGTGAAWTTGGKEGFGTAAGAASKVWFTLGQGINHEIYYPTVDTANVQDLQYVVSDGAGFTQLERDHTTKQLVLTDPRSLSYRQINTATNGRYRITKTHTADPARSTVLIQTRFEVLSGGPLQLYALYNPSLNNSGMGDTGASSGGQLVASDGPVSSALAASTGFVKATSGYSGTASDGYVDLSGDHVLGAQYDSASTPGNLVQLGQIPVGTDTTFTLAVGFGSDRGAASANASASLAGGFAAADTAYRSGWNGYLSSLAAVPRSISGAGLTTQYNVALMTLKAHEDKTYPGANVASLTNPWGEAKDANGTGDCGYHAVWSRDLYQVSTAQIAAGDSAAANRSVDYLFTVQQRADGSFPQNTRLDGTNCWTSLQMDEVAFPIVLAWQLGRFDAGMWAKVKKSADFLVARGPSTPQERWEENGGYSPSTIAAEIAGLICAADIAERNGDTTSAARYRQLADQWQTQVSAWTFTTSGPLGDGRYFHRIDGNGNPNDGQNVFLQNGGGNHDERAIIDAGFLDLVRLGVKPAADPDVAASLSEVDSTLKVDTPNGPMWYRYNHDGYGETASGGPYTGAGVGRLWPLLTGERGEYELANGRSATTHLATMAASANAGFLIPEQVWDRPSAAGFTFGEGTGAATPLAWSMAQFVRLAHSIDAGAPVETPSVVKQRYSASCSGVSAQFTVNATTSWGQNIFVVGDRAELGAWNPAKAVPLSSANYPLWTGKVALPKGAAFQYKYIRKEGGVVTWESGANRVGSASSGCTLALNDTWRS; encoded by the coding sequence ATGAAGTCACCGAAGCGGCGTCGCGCGATGGTCGCGCTGTTGACCGTGCCGGCACTCCTGGCCGCCACGCCGGCGAGCGCCGCGCCCTTGGCGGACGCACCAGGGGCGCCGGGTACCGGGGCGGCCTGGACGACCGGGGGCAAGGAAGGTTTCGGTACCGCCGCCGGGGCCGCGTCGAAGGTGTGGTTCACCCTCGGCCAGGGCATCAACCACGAGATCTATTACCCGACCGTGGACACCGCCAACGTCCAGGACCTGCAGTACGTGGTGTCGGACGGCGCCGGGTTCACCCAGCTGGAACGCGATCACACCACCAAACAGCTCGTGCTCACCGATCCGCGTTCGCTGAGCTACCGGCAGATCAACACCGCCACCAACGGCCGGTATCGCATCACCAAGACCCACACCGCCGACCCGGCCCGGTCCACCGTGCTGATCCAGACCAGGTTCGAGGTACTCAGCGGCGGTCCGCTGCAGTTGTACGCGCTGTACAACCCGTCCCTGAACAACAGCGGCATGGGGGACACGGGCGCCAGTTCCGGCGGGCAGCTGGTCGCTTCGGACGGGCCGGTGTCCAGCGCGTTGGCCGCCTCCACCGGTTTCGTCAAGGCGACCAGCGGCTACAGCGGGACCGCGAGCGACGGCTATGTCGACCTGAGCGGTGACCACGTTCTCGGCGCGCAATACGACTCGGCCTCGACGCCGGGGAACCTCGTGCAGCTGGGGCAGATTCCCGTGGGGACCGACACGACCTTCACGCTCGCGGTCGGTTTCGGAAGCGATCGGGGTGCCGCGTCGGCGAACGCGTCGGCCTCGCTCGCGGGCGGCTTCGCGGCGGCGGACACCGCGTACCGGTCCGGCTGGAACGGCTATCTCTCCTCGCTGGCCGCGGTACCCCGGTCGATCTCGGGCGCCGGGCTGACCACGCAGTACAACGTCGCGCTGATGACCCTCAAAGCCCACGAGGACAAGACCTATCCGGGAGCGAACGTCGCGTCGCTCACCAATCCGTGGGGTGAGGCGAAGGACGCGAACGGCACGGGGGATTGCGGGTACCACGCCGTCTGGTCTCGTGACCTCTACCAGGTCTCGACCGCGCAGATCGCGGCGGGCGACTCGGCGGCGGCCAACCGGTCGGTCGACTACCTGTTCACCGTGCAGCAGCGCGCGGACGGCTCCTTCCCGCAGAACACCCGGCTCGACGGCACCAACTGCTGGACCAGCCTGCAGATGGACGAGGTCGCCTTCCCGATCGTGCTCGCGTGGCAGCTGGGCCGGTTCGACGCGGGGATGTGGGCGAAGGTGAAGAAGTCCGCGGACTTCCTCGTCGCACGCGGCCCCTCCACGCCGCAGGAACGCTGGGAGGAGAACGGCGGCTACTCGCCGTCCACCATCGCCGCGGAGATCGCCGGCCTGATCTGCGCCGCCGACATCGCCGAACGCAACGGGGACACCACGAGCGCCGCGCGTTATCGCCAGCTCGCCGACCAGTGGCAGACGCAGGTCAGTGCATGGACGTTCACCACTTCCGGCCCGCTCGGTGACGGCCGGTACTTCCACCGGATCGACGGAAACGGCAATCCCAACGACGGCCAGAACGTCTTCCTGCAGAACGGCGGCGGGAACCACGACGAGCGCGCCATCATCGACGCGGGCTTCCTGGACCTCGTCCGCCTCGGCGTGAAACCGGCGGCCGATCCCGACGTCGCCGCTTCACTGTCCGAAGTGGACTCCACGCTGAAGGTCGACACCCCGAACGGCCCGATGTGGTACCGGTACAACCACGACGGCTACGGCGAGACGGCGTCCGGAGGTCCCTACACCGGCGCGGGCGTCGGACGGCTGTGGCCGCTGCTCACCGGTGAACGCGGCGAATACGAACTGGCCAACGGCCGCTCGGCGACGACGCATCTGGCCACCATGGCGGCCTCGGCGAACGCCGGTTTCCTGATCCCGGAACAGGTTTGGGACCGGCCGAGCGCCGCGGGCTTCACCTTCGGCGAAGGCACCGGTGCGGCGACACCGCTGGCGTGGTCGATGGCGCAGTTCGTCCGGCTGGCGCACTCGATCGACGCCGGTGCCCCGGTCGAGACGCCGTCCGTGGTGAAGCAGCGGTACAGCGCGTCGTGCTCCGGCGTTTCGGCGCAGTTCACGGTGAACGCCACGACCTCATGGGGCCAGAACATCTTCGTCGTCGGCGACCGTGCCGAACTCGGTGCGTGGAACCCGGCGAAGGCCGTGCCGCTTTCGTCAGCGAACTATCCTTTGTGGACGGGGAAGGTCGCGCTGCCGAAGGGGGCGGCGTTCCAGTACAAGTACATTCGCAAGGAGGGTGGCGTCGTCACCTGGGAATCTGGTGCCAATCGCGTCGGTAGCGCTTCGAGTGGCTGCACGCTGGCGCTGAACGACACCTGGCGCTCCTGA
- a CDS encoding DUF6463 family protein, with translation MIKWAGWLITLFGTAHTLGALTVMKAAGHAGTWFSGALWRDDLAAMSPANSAFWLSAASFGVPLVLVGLTVLWLERRGITPPLFLAWALGIWTLLIAAVLLFTPWPILLIATALLLAGILRSEPAPPRDATGPVQGVRGISRPDAA, from the coding sequence ATGATCAAATGGGCGGGTTGGCTCATCACTTTGTTCGGCACGGCCCACACCTTGGGCGCCCTCACGGTGATGAAGGCCGCCGGCCACGCCGGCACCTGGTTCAGCGGAGCCCTGTGGCGAGACGATCTCGCCGCCATGAGCCCCGCGAACAGCGCCTTCTGGCTCAGCGCGGCCAGTTTCGGCGTGCCGCTCGTCCTGGTCGGCCTGACCGTGCTCTGGCTGGAGCGTCGCGGCATCACCCCTCCCCTGTTCCTCGCCTGGGCGCTGGGGATCTGGACCCTGCTGATCGCCGCGGTCCTCCTGTTCACGCCCTGGCCGATCCTTCTGATCGCGACCGCGCTGCTGCTGGCCGGGATCCTGCGCAGCGAACCGGCCCCGCCGCGGGATGCGACGGGGCCGGTTCAGGGAGTGCGCGGGATCAGCCGACCGGACGCGGCTTGA